A stretch of DNA from Mesorhizobium onobrychidis:
CGGCGCCGAGTTCCAGCCCGACGATGCGATCGAGCGCGGTGCCGGCGGCAGTGGCGTAGATGATGCCGATAGGCATTTTCGAGCGCAGCCAGCGGCCGAGCGACAGGCCGTCCTCGCCTGGCATGGCGATGTCGAGGATGGCCAGATGAAACGACTGCGTTTCCAGCAAGGTTCGCGCGGCGCTGGCGCTCTCGGCCGTCGCGACATCGTAGCCGCTGGCGCCGAGATACTCGGCGACCGCGTCCCTCAGATCCGGCTCGTCCTCGACGATGACAATTCGTGCCCGCACTATGCTCTCGCTCCCGCTTTCAGCGGAAAGTAGATTGGGTATAAACATCATGTCCAGCACTCATCTTGGGTTGCCGGTTGCAGGGTGGAAAAAAATGGCTGCACGATCCGTCATCGCGCTTGTTTCGGTCGCCGAAGTGGTCGCGACCGATCTCGCCGACCATCTCGAACGGCGTGGCCATGACGTGCGCGCGGTGCGGCAGCCGTGGGAGGCCGAATCCTTGCTTTCCGGAAAGGGCATCGATGTCGTCGTCGTCGGCGACAGCCTCAGCCAGGCGGAAGGGCGTGATCTGCTCAGGCGCCATGGCGGCGAGGGCGGGCCGGATTTCATCCTGATCTGCCGGCCGGCCGATCTCGTCGACAAGGTGCTGGCGCTCGAACTCGGCGCCGCCGACGTCGTCGAGAGCCCGCTCAACGTCAGGGAACTCGCCGCCCGTATCGGCGGCCTGCTGGCACGGCGCGGCAGGAACGCCGGGGAATTGGTCGTGCTGGAGAACGCGACGGTCGACCTCCGGTCGGCCATGGTCATGCATCGGTCCGGCACGGAAGAACAATTGTCGCCAGGTCAGGTGGCGCTGCTCAGATTGTTCCTGGCCAGTCCGCGCAAGGTCTTGACGCGCGACGACATCATTGCCGCCGCGCCCGCCGAAAATGCCGATGCCTTCGATCGCTCGATCGATTCGCGCATCGTGCGGCTGCGCCGCAAGCTCGACACCGAAACCATCACCACCATAAGGGGTGCGGGCTACCGGTTCGATCCGCCGACGCAGTTCGCCGACTGAGGCCGGGGCCCTCACCGTACTGTCCACAGGCCCAGGCGCTCAGCGCACCACGAGAAGCGACGGACCTGACGGCATTTCGCTGGCCGCGACGAATTCGCTCGCATGGGCACGATCCCTAAGAAGCACGGTGGCGAGGCCGGCAAAGCCGAGCAGGCCCTGTGCGTAGAGCAGTGCGGAAAGCACCGAAGCTGCAAATTTTGTGTTCATCGTTTTCGTCCCGCAAGTTTGGTTTTAGGTTCGCTTCAGGGAAACCCCCGAAGTGCCCGCGCCGCCAGCGGAGCCCCCCGTCGCGGCGCGGGCCTTCGGTCCTCTCGGCTGCAAGTTGCCGGAGGGGCCGCGCATCTTCGTCAGCCCAAAACCGACCCGCCAGAGGGCCTTGAGCCGGTTGATGCGCAGACTGGACACGATCCAGACCGTGGCGAAAAACAGTGCGGCATGCAGCGTCGAAACTTCGCCTGAAGTCATCTCCGCAAGCTTTGTCATCGGGTTGCCGGCGAAGGTGCCGACGCCGCCAATGATCGCTGCGGCTATGCTTATCCTGAAAAGCCAGGAGATCGCGTTCGATTGCATGTTCATCTTCGTTTGTGCCGGCTGTTTTCGTTGGGTCAACTTTGCCGGTGACCTGTATCCAGATCATGCCGCTACAGCCCGCGGTTTGTTGCAGATTGGTTTCGAGGCAAGTCAAATTTCTTTCACAAGAGGCAAGATCGCACTTTCGTTTGAAGATGGCGGTACCTTTCTGCAGGTCTGGGCTCGGCCACTTTGCCCATGGTCCGTGGGCTTGGGGATATCCCTCGGAGGGGCTTCCGGCCGTTAACCAGAGGAAACAGATTCGAAACAGAAACGTCTGCGATGCGAAATCAATTCGAAACATGACGTAACGATAAGCCGGTCATCGAATTTGGAGCCGGCCATGTCCGGCAGACGGGGGACATCATGTACACTGCCATTTCTGCCAAGCTCATCAACATCGCTGCCGCCGTCACTGCGGGTACGGTTCTTCTGTTCGGCGCCGGCAGCGGCGTTGCCCATGCCGCCAATCGGGCCGCCAATCAGATCGTGGCGCGGATTTCGCTTTCGCAGCAGACGATGGAAGTCCTGGTCGACGGGCGGCCGACCTTCGCGTGGAAAGTGTCAACCGGCGACAGGGCGCATGTCACCCCGACCGGCTCGTTCAAGCCGACCCGCATGCACCAAATGTGGTATTCGAGCAAATACGACAACGCGCCGATGCCGCATTCGGTCTTCTTCAAGGGTGGCTACGCCGTTCATGCGACCAATTTCGTCAAACGTCTCGGCCGCCCGGCCTCGCATGGCTGCGTGCGGCTGCATCCGGACAACGCCGCCGATTTCTACCAGCTTGTCGAGATTTTCGGTCCGGCCAACACCCGGATCGTCATCGTCAAATAGATAACCAAAGACTACCCGCCTGCCGGGTATAAATACATTGCGGGTCGGACATCACTGCCCAAGAAAAAGGCCGGAAATTTCCGGCCTTTTTTATCAATCAATCAGCCGGCACCGGCATCAGCTTCGGGTCCGGCTTCTCGGCGTGATGCGGCAGGTCCTTGCTGGCAATGAAGGTGTAGAACATCGGCACCACGAACAGGGTGAATATGGTCCCCACCAGAATGCCGGTGAAGATCACCAGGCCCATCGAATAGCGCGCCGCCGCACCCGCGCCGCTGGAGATGATCAGCGGCACCACGCCGAGCGCCATCGCAGCGGTCGTCATCAGGATAGGCCTTAGCCGCACCCTGGCCGAGGCGACGATCGCATCGCGCCGCCGCATCCCGTGGAGCTCGCGCTGCTGGTTGGCGAACTCGACCAGAAGAATGCCGTGCTTGGTGATCAGGCCGATCAGCGTGATCAGACCGACCTGCGTGTAGATATTGAGCGTTCCCAGCCCCAGATTGAGCGGCACGATCGCGCCGAAGATCGACAGCGGCACCGACATCATGATGATCAACGGATCGCGGAAGCTTTCGAACTGCGCCGCCAGCACCAGATAGATGACGAGAACAGCTGCCGCGAAGGCGATGATGATCGTGTAGCCCTGTTCCTTCTCCTGCCGCGACTGGCCGGTATAGTCGATGAAGAACGTGTCGGGCAGGCTTTCCCTGGCGATATCCTCGATGGTCTTCAGCCCGTCGCCCGTGGTGACGGTGGGCAATGGCAGAGCGGAAATCGTGGCGGAGTTCAATTGGTTGAACTGCTCGATCACGGCCGGCGAGGCGTTGGTCGAGATCTTCACCACCGCCGAGAGCGGCACCATCTCGCCCGACGCGCTGCGCACGAAATACTCGGCCAGCTTTTCAGGGTTGTCGCGGAAGTTCTGCGGCACCTGCGGGATGATGTCGTAGCTGTTGGATTCGCGGTCGAATTGCGCCACTTCGGCGCCACCGACCAAAAGGGTCAGTGTCCGGCCGATGTCGGCGATCGGCAGGTTGAGCGCCGCGGCGCGGTCGCGGTCGATCGTCACCGTCACTTGCGGCGCGTCGTAGGACATCGAATTCTGCACGGCGAGGAAGCGACCGGAGGCCTGCGCCTTGTTCTTGATGTCCTCGGCCGCCTCGTACACCTGGGAGGCATCGCCGGTCGAGCGCACCACCATCGTGACCGGCAGGCCGCCGCCGGAGCCGGGCAGCGTCGGCGGTGCGAAGACGAAAGCCTCGACGCCTGCCACCTTGGCAAGGCGGGCGGTGATGTCTTCCTGAAGTTCCTTCGAGCTGCGCGCGCGCTCGGCCCAGTCTTTGAATGCGAACCCGACGAAGGCGTTGTTCGTCGGGCCTTGGAACGCAACGGCGGAGAACCGCGCCCTGGTTTCGGGGATATCATTCATCAGCCCGAGAATCTGGTTCACATAGGTCTCGGTGTAGTCCGACGTGGCATAGCGCGGCGCATTCACAATAGACAGCAAGAAGCCCTGGTCTTCTTCCGGCGCCAGTTCGCTCGCGGTCTTGGTGAACATGAAGCCGGTCGTGGCCACCAGTGCGATGACGATCATCAGCGTCACCGGGCGATATTTCAACGAGCCGCTGACCAGCCGCTCATAGATGTTTTCGACGCGCCCGAACGTGTTGTCGACAATACGCTGGAAGCGGCTGTGCGAGCCGGCCCTCAGGATGCGTGCCGACATCATCGGCGTGACGGTGAGGGCAACGACACCCGAAAGCACCACCGAGCCGGCGAGCGTCACCGCGAATTCGCGAAACAGTGCGCCGGTCAGGCCGCCGGTGAAGGCCAGCGGCGCGAACACGGCGGCCAGCGTTATCGTCATGGCGATGACGGCGGACGAGATCTCCCGCATGCCGTTGAA
This window harbors:
- a CDS encoding L,D-transpeptidase — encoded protein: MYTAISAKLINIAAAVTAGTVLLFGAGSGVAHAANRAANQIVARISLSQQTMEVLVDGRPTFAWKVSTGDRAHVTPTGSFKPTRMHQMWYSSKYDNAPMPHSVFFKGGYAVHATNFVKRLGRPASHGCVRLHPDNAADFYQLVEIFGPANTRIVIVK
- a CDS encoding efflux RND transporter permease subunit; translated protein: MSFSDIFIRRPVLSTVLALMILLLGFQGIFSLSIRQYPEVEETAITITTAYPGASADLIQGFISAPIARAVASTENIDYVTSASRASSSTVTVQMKLGSNPDIALNEVLSKVQGVRGDLPDEAEDPVIVKGTGEQFAMMYISMQNPNMTPEQLTEYIERVVRPRMSTVEGVADVQIFGAAEYSMRVWIDPVKLAARGVTAAEVLTAINESNFLSAPGNTENEYVASSITVRSTLQTPEAFAALPLRSKDGNVVRLRDVARVELAAANTDTRVSFNGKPGIFLAIFPTPAANPLTTAEAIHEIVPTIQETLPLGMTIEIVYDSTEQISASIEEVFKTIGEAVAIVIVVILLFLGSFRSVLMPIVTIPLSLIGVCFLLFSLGYSINLLSLLAMVLAIGLVVDDAIVVVENIHRHMEEDGLSPMQAAFNGMREISSAVIAMTITLAAVFAPLAFTGGLTGALFREFAVTLAGSVVLSGVVALTVTPMMSARILRAGSHSRFQRIVDNTFGRVENIYERLVSGSLKYRPVTLMIVIALVATTGFMFTKTASELAPEEDQGFLLSIVNAPRYATSDYTETYVNQILGLMNDIPETRARFSAVAFQGPTNNAFVGFAFKDWAERARSSKELQEDITARLAKVAGVEAFVFAPPTLPGSGGGLPVTMVVRSTGDASQVYEAAEDIKNKAQASGRFLAVQNSMSYDAPQVTVTIDRDRAAALNLPIADIGRTLTLLVGGAEVAQFDRESNSYDIIPQVPQNFRDNPEKLAEYFVRSASGEMVPLSAVVKISTNASPAVIEQFNQLNSATISALPLPTVTTGDGLKTIEDIARESLPDTFFIDYTGQSRQEKEQGYTIIIAFAAAVLVIYLVLAAQFESFRDPLIIMMSVPLSIFGAIVPLNLGLGTLNIYTQVGLITLIGLITKHGILLVEFANQQRELHGMRRRDAIVASARVRLRPILMTTAAMALGVVPLIISSGAGAAARYSMGLVIFTGILVGTIFTLFVVPMFYTFIASKDLPHHAEKPDPKLMPVPAD
- a CDS encoding response regulator transcription factor, yielding MAARSVIALVSVAEVVATDLADHLERRGHDVRAVRQPWEAESLLSGKGIDVVVVGDSLSQAEGRDLLRRHGGEGGPDFILICRPADLVDKVLALELGAADVVESPLNVRELAARIGGLLARRGRNAGELVVLENATVDLRSAMVMHRSGTEEQLSPGQVALLRLFLASPRKVLTRDDIIAAAPAENADAFDRSIDSRIVRLRRKLDTETITTIRGAGYRFDPPTQFAD